One Etheostoma spectabile isolate EspeVRDwgs_2016 chromosome 12, UIUC_Espe_1.0, whole genome shotgun sequence genomic window carries:
- the pkn2a gene encoding serine/threonine-protein kinase N2 isoform X1, which produces MIVSGGQQNMQGRFGLTDLEMELAETDDQGDARGQLVAERLGLGHNLDLSDTMVQQKLDEIKEQIRREIRKELKIKEGAENLRKVTTDKKSLAYVDNMLKKSNKKVEELHQELQELNAHIVVKDPEELLECPLTPDTPNSEARLCTSSSRLAALKRQNDIELKVKQGAENMILMYSNGPSKDRKLLATAQQMLQDSKTKIEFIRMQILKASQASELSFENNDVMDKPIISPLDLRVEELCHHAKIESAVAEGAKNVMKLLGSGKVTEKKAHSEAQARFNESSQKLDLLRYSLEQRLNELPKNHPRSSSIVEELSLLASPVLSPRSSIISTQNQYSTVTKPAALTGTLDVRLMGCQDLLENVPGRSKAASVPLPGWSPSETRSSFISRANRNRGVSSRNLTKSEELSNEISAVLKLDNTVVGQTSWRSVSNQSWDQKFTLELDRSRELEISVYWRDWRSLCAVKFLRLEDFLDNQRHGMCLYLEPQGMLFAEVTFFNPVIERRPKLQRQKKIFSKQQGKTFLRAPQMNINIATWGRLVRRAIPTVSTNSFSPQAVETGPSSLPGSPTPSSDPLVTKLDFDKEPTPGPKHYPAADDIREPLVQDKIPDKEEVQDALASFDFLNKRNSMAVKADLDRAVEQEMQHPDLELIAIQKDTEIREEEQFHFSLQDFKCVAVLGRGHFGKVLLAEYKSTGEMFAIKALKKGDIVARDEVDSLMCEKRIFEAVNSVRHPFLVNLFACFQTQEHVCFVMEYAAGGDLMMHIHADVFSEPRAIFYAACVVLGLQFLHDHKIVYRDLKLDNLLLDTEGYVKIADFGLCKEGMGFRDRTSTFCGTPEFLAPEVLTETSYTRAVDWWGLGVLIFEMLVGESPFPGDDEEEVFDSIVNDEVRYPRFLSTEAISIMRRLLRRSPERRLGAGERDAEEVKKHLFFRNMDWNGLLAKKVKPPFVPTIQGANDVSNFDDEFTSEAPILTPPREPRALNSDEQNMFSDFDYIADWC; this is translated from the exons GGGGATGCCAGGGGCCAGCTGGTGGCGGAGCGACTGGGTCTGGGACACAACCTGGACCTGTCTGACACAATGGTTCAACAGAAGCTGGACGAGATCAAAGAGCAGATCCGCCGCGAGATCCGCAAAGAGCTGAAAATCAAAGAAGGTGCCGAGAACCTGCGAAAG GTCACCACAGACAAGAAGAGCCTGGCTTATGTCGACAACATGctgaaaaaatccaacaagaaGGTGGAGGAGCTTCACCAGGAGCTGCAAGAGCTCAACGCCCACATTGTGGTCAAAGACCCTGAAGAACTGCTAG AATGCCCTTTGACCCCAGATACTCCCAACAGTGAGGCGAGACTGTGCACCAGCAGCAGCCGCCTCGCTGCCCTGAAAAGACAGAATGACATCGAGCTAAAGGTGAAACAGGGGGCCGAGAACATGATTCTGATGTACTCCAACGGGCCCTCCAAG GATCGTAAGTTGCTAGCGACTGCCCAGCAGATGCTTCAGGACAGCAAGACAAAGATAGAATTCATCAGGATGCAGATCCTGAAGGCCAGCCAGGCCAGCGAGTTGAGCTTCGAGAACAACGATGTGATGG ACAAGCCCATCATCAGCCCGTTGGACCTTCGGGTGGAGGAGCTGTGTCACCACGCCAAGATAGAATCCGCTGTGGCAGAGGGAGCCAAGAACGTCATGAAACTCCTGGGCTCGGGAAAAGTCACTGAAAAGAAAGCTCATTCAGAG GCCCAGGCTCGTTTTAATGAGTCCAGTCAAAAGCTTGACCTCCTCCGATATTCCTTGGAGCAACGCCTCAATGAGTTGCCTAAAAACCACCCTCGCAGCAGCAGCATCGTGGAAGAGCTTTCCCTGCTGGCGTCACCGGTCCTCAGTCCCCGATCCAGCATCATCTCCACGCAGAACCAGTACAGCACCGTGACTAAGCCCGCTGCCCTCACAG GCACGTTAGACGTCAGGCTCATGGGCTGTCAGGACCTTCTGGAGAATGTCCCAGGACGTTCCAAAGCTGCATCTGTTCCGCTGCCTGGTTGGAGCCCCAGCGAGACGCGCTCATCCTTCATTAGCCGAGCGAACCGAAACCGCGGTGTGAGCTCCCGGAACCTGACAAAGAGCGAGGAGCTCTCCA ATGAGATCAGCGCAGTGTTGAAGCTGGACAACACGGTAGTTGGCCAAACAAGCTGGAGGTCGGTCAGTAACCAGTCCTGGGACCAGAAGTTTACATTGGAGCTGGACCGG TCTCGTGAGCTGGAGATCTCGGTGTACTGGCGTGACTGGCGTTCGCTCTGTGCTGTCAAGTTCCTGCGACTGGAGGACTTCCTGGACAACCAGCGTCACGGGATGTGTCTGTACCTGGAGCCACAGGGGATGCTGTTTGCTGAG GTAACATTTTTCAATCCCGTCATTGAGAGACGACCAAAGCTGCAAAGACAAAAGAAGATTTTCTCAAAGCAGCAAG GTAAAACCTTCCTGCGAGCCCCTCAGATGAACATCAACATCGCCACCTGGGGCCGCCTGGTGAGAAGAGCCATACCCACCGTCAGCACCAACTCCTTCAGCCCGCAGGCGGTGGAGACTGGGCCCAGCAGCCTGCCTGGTTCACCCACACCCAGCAG TGACCCACTGGTGACCAAGCTGGACTTTGACAAAGAGCCCACCCCAGGGCCCAAACATTACCCAGCAGCTGATGACATCCGAGAACCACTGGTGCAGGACAAGATTCCCGACAAGGAGGAAGTACAG GACGCACTCGCCTCGTTCGATTTCTTAAACAAGAGGAACAGCATGGCGGTGAAGGCAGACCTGGACCGAGCGGTGGAGCAGGAGATGCAGCATCCGGACCTGGAGCTCATTGCCAtccagaaagacacagagataAG GGAAGAAGAGCAGTTCCACTTCAGTCTCCAAGACTTCAAATGTGTAGCAGTCCTTGGACGGGGTCACTTTGGAAAG GTGTTGTTGGCAGAATATAAAAGCACCGGAGAGATGTTTGCTATCAAAGCGCTGAAGAAAGGAGACATTGTGGCTCGCGATGAGGTGGACAG TCTGATGTGCGAGAAGAGGATTTTCGAGGCGGTGAACAGCGTCCGCCACCCGTTCCTGGTCAACCTGTTTGCATGTTTCCAGACGCAGGAGCACGTGTGTTTTGTGATGGAGTACGCGGCCGGAGGCGACCTGATGATGCACATCCACGCTGATGTTTTCTCCGAGCCCCGGGCCAT ATTTTACGCCGCCTGCGTGGTATTGGGATTACAGTTCTTACATGACCATAAGATTGTGTACAG agATTTGAAGCTGGATAACCTGCTGCTGGATACAGAGGGCTATGTTAAGATCGCTGACTTTGGGCTTTGCAAAGAAG GAATGGGTTTCAGGGACCGCACCAGCACATTTTGTGGCACGCCAGAGTTCCTAGCTCCTGAGGTGCTGACCGAAACGTCGTACACTCGCGCTGTGGACTGGTGGGGGCTGGGCGTCCTCATCTTTGAGATGCTGGTGGGGGAG TCGCCCTTCCCCGGTGACGATGAGGAGGAGGTGTTTGACAGCATCGTCAACGACGAAGTGCGCTACCCACGGTTCCTCTCCACCGAGGCCATCTCCATCATGAGGAGG CTTCTGAGGAGGAGTCCAGAACGACGACTGGGGGCAGGAGAAAGGGACGCGGAGGAAGTTAAGAAACATCTATTCTTCAGG AACATGGATTGGAACGGACTGTTGGCTAAGAAGGTGAAGCCGCCCTTCGTGCCGACTATCCAGGGCGCCAATGACGTGAGCAATTTCGACGATGAATTTACCTCAGAGGCTCCGATCTTAACCCCGCCCCGGGAACCGCGAGCGCTGAACTCCGATGAGCAGAACATGTTCTCTGACTTTGATTACATCGCCGACTGGTGTTAG
- the gtf2b gene encoding transcription initiation factor IIB, giving the protein MASTSRGDALALPRVQCPNHPEAILVEDYRAGDMICPECGLVVGDRVIDVGSEWRTFSNEKALKDPSRVGDAQNPLLNGGDLTTMISKGTGAASFDEFGNSKYQNRRTMSSSDRAMLNAFKEISTMADRINLPRNIIDRTNNLFKQVYEQKSLKGRANDAIASACLYIACRQEGVPRTFKEICAVSRISKKEIGRCFKLILKALETSVDLITTGDFMSRFCSNLGLPKQVQMAATFIARKAVELDLVPGRSPISVAAAAIYMASQASAEKKTQKEIGDIAGVADVTIRQSYRLIYPRAAELFPSDFKFDTPVDKLPQL; this is encoded by the exons ATGGCGTCGACAAGCCG CGGAGATGCCCTGGCCCTTCCTAGAGTTCAGTGTCCCAACCACCCTGAGGCCATACTGGTGGAGGACTACAGAGCAGGGGACATGATTTGCCCTGAATGCGGCCTTGTAGTAG GTGACCGCGTAATCGACGTAGGCTCAGAGTGGAGGACGTTCTCCAATGAGAAAGCCCTCAAAGATCCATCCCGAGTGGGAGATGCCCAGAACCCGCTGCTCAATGGGGGCGACCTAACCACCATGATCAGCAAG GGAACTGGCGCCGCTAGCTTTGACGAATTCGGCAACTCCAAGTACCAGAACCGGCGGACCATGAGCAGCTCGGACCGGGCCATGCTCAACGCCTTTAAAGAAATCAGCACCATGGCAGATCGCATCAACCTGCCAAGGAACATCATA GACAGAACAAACAACTTATTCAAGCAGGTTTATGAACAGAAGAGTCTGAAGGGGCGAGCCAACGACGCCATCGCTTCGGCCTGTCTCTACATCGCCTGCAGACAAGAAGGTGTACCAAGAACATTTAAAG AGATCTGCGCCGTGTCCCGGATCTCCAAGAAGGAAATAGGCCGGTGCTTCAAGCTGATCCTGAAGGCGCTGGAGACCAGCGTTGACCTCATCACCACCGGAGACTTCATGTCTCGCTTCTGCTCGAACCTGGGCTTGCCCAAACAGGTGCAGATGGCGGCCACCTTCATCGCCAGGAAGGCTGTGGAGCTGGACCTGGTCCCCGGCAGGAGCCCCATCTCAGTGGCTGCAGCAGCCATCTACATGGCCTCCCAGGCCTCTGCAGAGAAGAAGACACAGAAGG AAATCGGGGATATTGCCGGTGTTGCAGATGTGACGATCAGACAGTCATACCGACTGATCTACCCGCGCGCTGCAGAACTCTTCCCTTCAGACTTCAAATTCGACACACCCGTCGACAAGCTGCCCCAACTGTGA
- the pkn2a gene encoding serine/threonine-protein kinase N2 isoform X2, with product MAADSVQGDARGQLVAERLGLGHNLDLSDTMVQQKLDEIKEQIRREIRKELKIKEGAENLRKVTTDKKSLAYVDNMLKKSNKKVEELHQELQELNAHIVVKDPEELLECPLTPDTPNSEARLCTSSSRLAALKRQNDIELKVKQGAENMILMYSNGPSKDRKLLATAQQMLQDSKTKIEFIRMQILKASQASELSFENNDVMDKPIISPLDLRVEELCHHAKIESAVAEGAKNVMKLLGSGKVTEKKAHSEAQARFNESSQKLDLLRYSLEQRLNELPKNHPRSSSIVEELSLLASPVLSPRSSIISTQNQYSTVTKPAALTGTLDVRLMGCQDLLENVPGRSKAASVPLPGWSPSETRSSFISRANRNRGVSSRNLTKSEELSNEISAVLKLDNTVVGQTSWRSVSNQSWDQKFTLELDRSRELEISVYWRDWRSLCAVKFLRLEDFLDNQRHGMCLYLEPQGMLFAEVTFFNPVIERRPKLQRQKKIFSKQQGKTFLRAPQMNINIATWGRLVRRAIPTVSTNSFSPQAVETGPSSLPGSPTPSSDPLVTKLDFDKEPTPGPKHYPAADDIREPLVQDKIPDKEEVQDALASFDFLNKRNSMAVKADLDRAVEQEMQHPDLELIAIQKDTEIREEEQFHFSLQDFKCVAVLGRGHFGKVLLAEYKSTGEMFAIKALKKGDIVARDEVDSLMCEKRIFEAVNSVRHPFLVNLFACFQTQEHVCFVMEYAAGGDLMMHIHADVFSEPRAIFYAACVVLGLQFLHDHKIVYRDLKLDNLLLDTEGYVKIADFGLCKEGMGFRDRTSTFCGTPEFLAPEVLTETSYTRAVDWWGLGVLIFEMLVGESPFPGDDEEEVFDSIVNDEVRYPRFLSTEAISIMRRLLRRSPERRLGAGERDAEEVKKHLFFRNMDWNGLLAKKVKPPFVPTIQGANDVSNFDDEFTSEAPILTPPREPRALNSDEQNMFSDFDYIADWC from the exons GGGGATGCCAGGGGCCAGCTGGTGGCGGAGCGACTGGGTCTGGGACACAACCTGGACCTGTCTGACACAATGGTTCAACAGAAGCTGGACGAGATCAAAGAGCAGATCCGCCGCGAGATCCGCAAAGAGCTGAAAATCAAAGAAGGTGCCGAGAACCTGCGAAAG GTCACCACAGACAAGAAGAGCCTGGCTTATGTCGACAACATGctgaaaaaatccaacaagaaGGTGGAGGAGCTTCACCAGGAGCTGCAAGAGCTCAACGCCCACATTGTGGTCAAAGACCCTGAAGAACTGCTAG AATGCCCTTTGACCCCAGATACTCCCAACAGTGAGGCGAGACTGTGCACCAGCAGCAGCCGCCTCGCTGCCCTGAAAAGACAGAATGACATCGAGCTAAAGGTGAAACAGGGGGCCGAGAACATGATTCTGATGTACTCCAACGGGCCCTCCAAG GATCGTAAGTTGCTAGCGACTGCCCAGCAGATGCTTCAGGACAGCAAGACAAAGATAGAATTCATCAGGATGCAGATCCTGAAGGCCAGCCAGGCCAGCGAGTTGAGCTTCGAGAACAACGATGTGATGG ACAAGCCCATCATCAGCCCGTTGGACCTTCGGGTGGAGGAGCTGTGTCACCACGCCAAGATAGAATCCGCTGTGGCAGAGGGAGCCAAGAACGTCATGAAACTCCTGGGCTCGGGAAAAGTCACTGAAAAGAAAGCTCATTCAGAG GCCCAGGCTCGTTTTAATGAGTCCAGTCAAAAGCTTGACCTCCTCCGATATTCCTTGGAGCAACGCCTCAATGAGTTGCCTAAAAACCACCCTCGCAGCAGCAGCATCGTGGAAGAGCTTTCCCTGCTGGCGTCACCGGTCCTCAGTCCCCGATCCAGCATCATCTCCACGCAGAACCAGTACAGCACCGTGACTAAGCCCGCTGCCCTCACAG GCACGTTAGACGTCAGGCTCATGGGCTGTCAGGACCTTCTGGAGAATGTCCCAGGACGTTCCAAAGCTGCATCTGTTCCGCTGCCTGGTTGGAGCCCCAGCGAGACGCGCTCATCCTTCATTAGCCGAGCGAACCGAAACCGCGGTGTGAGCTCCCGGAACCTGACAAAGAGCGAGGAGCTCTCCA ATGAGATCAGCGCAGTGTTGAAGCTGGACAACACGGTAGTTGGCCAAACAAGCTGGAGGTCGGTCAGTAACCAGTCCTGGGACCAGAAGTTTACATTGGAGCTGGACCGG TCTCGTGAGCTGGAGATCTCGGTGTACTGGCGTGACTGGCGTTCGCTCTGTGCTGTCAAGTTCCTGCGACTGGAGGACTTCCTGGACAACCAGCGTCACGGGATGTGTCTGTACCTGGAGCCACAGGGGATGCTGTTTGCTGAG GTAACATTTTTCAATCCCGTCATTGAGAGACGACCAAAGCTGCAAAGACAAAAGAAGATTTTCTCAAAGCAGCAAG GTAAAACCTTCCTGCGAGCCCCTCAGATGAACATCAACATCGCCACCTGGGGCCGCCTGGTGAGAAGAGCCATACCCACCGTCAGCACCAACTCCTTCAGCCCGCAGGCGGTGGAGACTGGGCCCAGCAGCCTGCCTGGTTCACCCACACCCAGCAG TGACCCACTGGTGACCAAGCTGGACTTTGACAAAGAGCCCACCCCAGGGCCCAAACATTACCCAGCAGCTGATGACATCCGAGAACCACTGGTGCAGGACAAGATTCCCGACAAGGAGGAAGTACAG GACGCACTCGCCTCGTTCGATTTCTTAAACAAGAGGAACAGCATGGCGGTGAAGGCAGACCTGGACCGAGCGGTGGAGCAGGAGATGCAGCATCCGGACCTGGAGCTCATTGCCAtccagaaagacacagagataAG GGAAGAAGAGCAGTTCCACTTCAGTCTCCAAGACTTCAAATGTGTAGCAGTCCTTGGACGGGGTCACTTTGGAAAG GTGTTGTTGGCAGAATATAAAAGCACCGGAGAGATGTTTGCTATCAAAGCGCTGAAGAAAGGAGACATTGTGGCTCGCGATGAGGTGGACAG TCTGATGTGCGAGAAGAGGATTTTCGAGGCGGTGAACAGCGTCCGCCACCCGTTCCTGGTCAACCTGTTTGCATGTTTCCAGACGCAGGAGCACGTGTGTTTTGTGATGGAGTACGCGGCCGGAGGCGACCTGATGATGCACATCCACGCTGATGTTTTCTCCGAGCCCCGGGCCAT ATTTTACGCCGCCTGCGTGGTATTGGGATTACAGTTCTTACATGACCATAAGATTGTGTACAG agATTTGAAGCTGGATAACCTGCTGCTGGATACAGAGGGCTATGTTAAGATCGCTGACTTTGGGCTTTGCAAAGAAG GAATGGGTTTCAGGGACCGCACCAGCACATTTTGTGGCACGCCAGAGTTCCTAGCTCCTGAGGTGCTGACCGAAACGTCGTACACTCGCGCTGTGGACTGGTGGGGGCTGGGCGTCCTCATCTTTGAGATGCTGGTGGGGGAG TCGCCCTTCCCCGGTGACGATGAGGAGGAGGTGTTTGACAGCATCGTCAACGACGAAGTGCGCTACCCACGGTTCCTCTCCACCGAGGCCATCTCCATCATGAGGAGG CTTCTGAGGAGGAGTCCAGAACGACGACTGGGGGCAGGAGAAAGGGACGCGGAGGAAGTTAAGAAACATCTATTCTTCAGG AACATGGATTGGAACGGACTGTTGGCTAAGAAGGTGAAGCCGCCCTTCGTGCCGACTATCCAGGGCGCCAATGACGTGAGCAATTTCGACGATGAATTTACCTCAGAGGCTCCGATCTTAACCCCGCCCCGGGAACCGCGAGCGCTGAACTCCGATGAGCAGAACATGTTCTCTGACTTTGATTACATCGCCGACTGGTGTTAG